The window CTTCTTCGCGCGTGGCGCGCTGTTCGTGCACACCTCCGACTCGGAAGGCTTCCCCAACACGCTGCTCGAAGCGTGGGCTCACGGGCTGCCGAGCGTCTCGATCTTCGATCCCGATGGGATCGTGGCGCGCGAACGATTGGGCGAGGTCGTCGCGGACGCCGAAGCGATGGCGGTCGCTGTGGAGCGCTGGATGGCGGATCCGGCGAGACGGCGAGAGACTGGTGCGCGGGCGCGTGCCCACGTCGAGCGCCACCACGCGCCCGGGATTGTGGCCGATGCGCTCGCCGAGGTGTTGGAGAGAGTGATCGTCCGCGTCCGGGGGCGCGGCTAGCTCTGCCGCGCCGGGGGCAACGTTACACGAGCGGCCGCAGATGCCCCTCTCGCTCGAGAATCTCGCGCATCGGCACCCACTGGTAACGCGGGTAGAGCCGCTCCAGTTTCTCCACCACGGTGTGCAGATTCACGTAGGTGATGAAACCGTCGACCGCATCGAGCGGAACCCGTTTCTGCTCGGGGCTAGCCTCGCGCGGGTGCAGATAGAGCGCGAATGGGCGGGTGCGCAGGATATGGTCCAGCGACCAGCGAAACGCAGCGTACGGTAGGGCACGCAGATAGAATCCGCCGCCGACCGGCAGCCGGAGCGGCCCCCACTTCGCGATCGCGACCGGAAACTCGACCAGCCTGCCATCGGGATCATGCCGCGCGAGGTCGGCGCGCGAGGGCCGATAGATGCTCACCGGCGCCTCGGGCACTCCGTACAGCTTCACGCGCGCCGGGAAGATGCTCGAGTCGTAAGCGAAACCCTCCTCGCGAAGAATCTCGAGCGCCCAGGCCGTGCGCCGATCGATGCTGAAGGTCGGCGCGCGAAAGCCTATTACGGGGACGTCGCCGAGCTTTTCGAGGATCAACGCGCGAAACTGACGAAGTTCGGCGCGAAAGGCTTCGGGGTTCGACGACCACAGCGCTTGGTGATGCATGCCGTGGCAGCCGATCTCGTGCCCCTCGTCCACCATGCGCCGAATCAGGTCGGGGTGGTCGCGCACGACTTCTCCAAGCACGAAGAACGTGGCGCGCACGCCATGCCGGAGCAGCTGCTCGAGGATGCGCTCGGTGCCGGCCCGCACCACGCTGTGATCCTCGGAGTCGCCCCGGTGCTGCGCTGGGATTAGTTGCGAGTGATACCAGTCCTCGATGTCGAACGAGAACGCCGCCAGGTGCCGGGTCACGGGCCGCTCCGCGGCGAAAGTCGAACCACGCGGTACCCGCCATGGTCGA of the Candidatus Sulfotelmatobacter sp. genome contains:
- a CDS encoding DUF3473 domain-containing protein, with the protein product MTRHLAAFSFDIEDWYHSQLIPAQHRGDSEDHSVVRAGTERILEQLLRHGVRATFFVLGEVVRDHPDLIRRMVDEGHEIGCHGMHHQALWSSNPEAFRAELRQFRALILEKLGDVPVIGFRAPTFSIDRRTAWALEILREEGFAYDSSIFPARVKLYGVPEAPVSIYRPSRADLARHDPDGRLVEFPVAIAKWGPLRLPVGGGFYLRALPYAAFRWSLDHILRTRPFALYLHPREASPEQKRVPLDAVDGFITYVNLHTVVEKLERLYPRYQWVPMREILEREGHLRPLV